From the genome of Pseudomonadota bacterium:
TGATCTCTCCGGTCTGGCTCCGATAGGCCATTCTTTCTATTTTGTGGTATTGACGGCGCAAGTAATACTGAAGATCCCGGGTGGTAAAATCAAGAAGCAGGGCGTCAATGTAGGGATGATCCTGCAGCCATTTGGTTGGCGAGGAGAGAAAAAGGTCTCCGCTGCCGATCAGGATGCGGTCCGTCCTGGCAAGGTTCGCTATGAACTGCAGGTCTGCGGGATGGTTCACGGCTCCTGCAAGGAAAAAGATGACGTCTGGATTCAACGCATCTATTTGGGCGGAGGTCTCAGCCACGGTTAGATGATCGCAGACAGAATCAATAAAAAAGAGCTGGTAGTCGTTTGCGAGAACTCCACTTTGCAGGACAAAATCTATGGGCGGGAAAAGATAGTTGGAGCGGCTGCTTTTGCTGCAATAATAATCGCGGATGACGATTTCGGGCGCCGGAGGGTTGAGAAACAGAAATTTCTGTTGCTGTGAAATGGTGTTTGACAGGTTCATGTTTGCAACACTGATACTAAATTGATTCAGGGCGGAATTCCAGTTTATAATCGATTCCCTTGGTGAAAAAGGTTTTGGGGAGGTGCGACTTTCAAGGTGATGGTGGTGGTGATGAAGAGCAGTAACCAGGGCAATGTTGCCAGAGGATATGCCGCATCGACGAAGGTGATATAATATGGCAGGGGGACAGTGAAAAAGATCCAGTAAAACAACCAGCGAAAGGGGACCAGTCTGGACCAGCCGGCACCTAAACATATCAGCAGGGCAAGGGTCGGTGCCAGCCAGAGCAGAACTTTCCAAATCATTTCTGCCAGGAACTGGAGTCCTGATCCTTTCTGGCTGTCGGGATACCAGGGGTACTGGTCGAGTAGGTCTGAACACCAATACAGATATATCCTGGCAAGCGTTCGTTTGGCCGTTATGATCGGATGATCGAGCATATAATGATACGATTCGTGGAGCGCTGACTTTGCGTATTGCACCTCACCTGTTTCCATATATTTTATCAGTTCATTTCTATCGAGAGACGGATGCACGGAAGTGGCATTGACCCTGACGGTTCCGCGTTCGCTATTTCCCTGCCGCAGCTCGACGCCGAAATTGGAACGAAAAGGGATGAAGGCATTCATTCGGGCATAATTGTAGAGCGTCCATGGCGCCATGGACAAAAACACGAAAAAGGCGATGAACACGATCCGGCGCACCAGAGGGAAGCTCACGCCAGGGGTTTTCCATAAGGCGTACAGTGATCCACCCGCAAAAATGAGAGCTGTATTCTGGGTGACCGTCATGCCCAAGGCGCCGACCAGGGCCATGATAACGCTATTGCGCCATGATGGGGTGATCAGCCATTGCAGAGTGGCATAAACCGCCAAGGCCATCAAAAAAAACTGCCAATCAGTATACCAGGGCGAAATGAGGTCAAATCCCCCCGCAGGCCAGAGTGACAGAATTACGGTGGTGATGAATGGGTATTTATGGTCGTCAAGACCAGCCTGGCAATAGATCAATCGCGCAATTTTGTAGTAGAGAATCATGGTGCCGCATGCCAGAAGGGTGTCGAGCAACAGGATGGCGTAGAGGCTTGCCGGCGAGAACAAACCAAAGAGCCTGAAGATCCCTGCCCAGAGGGATGGCAGCAGAGGAGCGAACCACGCAGAAGGGTCGGATCCCTGGGAAAATGGGGAAGAAAAGCCTCGGCCCAGCGAGAGATTTGCCGAGATGGAACCCAGTTCGGCACCGTACGATAAGGAATCCCAGTTGAGTTGGTCAGAATAGAAAATAAAAAAAACCAGCTTGCGGATGAATCCGGTCAGGCCGACAACCGGGTATGGATGCCGAGAGCACCATGAAAGCCATTTATACCCAAAGGGCATAAGTTTCGTAGGAACAGGCAAGCTGTTCACCTCAGCTTTATGTTGAACCATTTGATTCATAGGTGTTATCCGCCCTGGATGCGAACAGTGCACACAGCAGATCCGCTGCCATGTGAGCCGTTACGGTTGATGATGATATCCATGTCTCAGGTGACAGGGAGTTGCCGGCCATATTATCAAAAAACGAATTCTAGCTCAGGACCATATGTACTTCAAGAGCGAACACTCTTGACGGCAAGTTTTACAGAAGGCTGTAAGTTCACTTATTTGATGATGGGGCCGACCAGTTATGAGTTGACAGCAGTCCGGCTCTACATTTAAATGACAAATTCTCTGTGGTTAAAGAGTGAAAGGAGCTTTCCCGCCCCCATCACGTCCCGATCCGCCGGGACACGGGAAAAGATGCCAAGGTCAAAGCGGCCGGGAGGAGAAGTGTGAATATTGCTCTCATCGGGTGTGGGTACTGGGGGAAGAACTATCTTCGGGTTTTCGACGAGTTGACGGAGACAAATCTCGTCGAGGTCGTCGATCAGAACCCCGCTGTCCTGGCCCAGGTCAAGAATAAATATCCGTTGATTGAGACCAGCACCGATTATCGGGCAACCCTTGCCAAAGCGAATATTGATGCGGTTGTGGTGGCGACCACTGCCTCGACCCATCTTCCCATTGCCGAGGAGGCCATCCGCAACGGCAAGCATCTCCTCGTCGAAAAGCCCCTGGCCATCGACCCGGCCGATTGCCTGAGGCTGACCGAACGTGCCGAGCAGGCGGGCGTTCTTCTGATGGTCGGACATACCTTTCTTTACAATGACTCTGTCAGGAAGATGAAGGATATCCTCAAGGAGGAAGCCTCGGGAGAGATCTATTATCTGACGGCCCGGCGTAACCACCTGGGGACCATTCGTGAAGATGTCAGCGCACTCTGGGACCTGGCAGCCCATGACATCGCCATATTTTCCTATCTCCTGGACCAGGAACCTCTTTCCTTAAGCGCGGTGGGCGGGTGTTACCTCCGTGAGGGGCGGGAAGACGTTTGTTTCATGACCCTCAACTATCCGGGAGGAGTGATGGGGAATATCCAGGTCAGCTGGGTGGACGCCAACAAGGTTCGCGAGGTGATTGCGATCACCGGCAACCGACGGATCGTGTTCAATGACCTGGATACCCTGGAAAGCATCCGGGTTTTTGAAAAAGGAATTTCATATGATGAAGGAGCCGAATCCTTTGGAGAGTTTCAGTACCTGCTCCGGGACGGCAATATCTTCAGCCCGAAGGTTGAGCGGAAGGAACCAATGAAGAATCAATGTCTTCATTTTGTCCGCTGTATCGAGGATGGGAAGAGGCCCATCAGCGATGGTCGAAACGGGACCATGGTCGTTCGGGTTCTCCGGGCCGCCAGTGAATCAATGCGCCGGCATGGCAAAGAGGTTGTTATTGAAAAATCTGCTTGAGATCGGCGAAGGGTTGTGCCGCGATGACAATGTCGTCATCGGGTATGCCGCCGAGCGCCTCGACCAGTCTCAACCGCTCTCCCTCGGCGCCTCGGCCCGTTTGCGGAGCGGGACCGTGATCTACGAAGGGTCGGTCATCGGTGCGCACTTTGCCACCGGCCACAACGTGGTGATCCGGGAACAGAACCGGATCGGAGACCGGGTCAGTGTCTGGAGCAACTCGGTGATTGATTACGGTTGCCGGATCGGATCGAATGTGTTGATCCACTGCAATGTCTATATTGCCCAGTTTACCGTGATCGAAGATGACGTTTTTATCGCTCCCGGGACAATGGTCGCCAATGATAAATACCCGGTGGACAGGAATAATCTTAAAGGGCCCACAATCTGCAGGGGGGCGCGGATCGGGGTGAACTCCACGATCTTGCCGGGGATCCGAATCGGCCGTGATGCCATGATCGGGGCCGGCAGTGTCGTCACCCACGACGTTCCGGATGGGATGACCTGGTACGGGGTGCCAGCGAGGGCTGCCGGATGAACGTACCCTTTGTCGATCTGCGGGCGGAGTTTCGGGAGGTCGATGGTGAGGTCTCCGCAGCCATCAAGGATGTTGTCCAGAACGCCAATTTTATCCTGGGGCCGGAAGTTCAAGGGTTTGAGGAAGAGTTTGCCCGCTATGTGGGCAGTTCCTGCTGCATCGGTGTTTCAAGCGGGACCGACGCTCTCCGCCTGGTCCTCGAGGGGATCGGCATTTCGGCCGGTGACGAAGTCATTGTGCCGGTGAATACCTTTGTCGCCACCGCGCTGGCGGTCACCGCGATCGGGGCTGTCCCCCGGTTTGTCGATTGCGTTACCGAGAGTTTTCTGCTGGATATTGCCAAGGCCCATGAGGCGGTAAATTCCAGAACGAGGGCGGTGGTGCCGGTCCATCTGTATGGCCGGATGGTGGCCGCCGAGGACCTGGCGTCGTTTGACTTCCCGGTGATTGAAGACGCCGCCCAGGCCCATGGTCAGGATTGCCGGGGCAGGCGGGCCGGAAGTATTGGCCGGGCCGGGTGTTTCAGCTTTTATCCCTCGAAAAATTTAGGCGCCTAC
Proteins encoded in this window:
- a CDS encoding DegT/DnrJ/EryC1/StrS family aminotransferase — protein: MNVPFVDLRAEFREVDGEVSAAIKDVVQNANFILGPEVQGFEEEFARYVGSSCCIGVSSGTDALRLVLEGIGISAGDEVIVPVNTFVATALAVTAIGAVPRFVDCVTESFLLDIAKAHEAVNSRTRAVVPVHLYGRMVAAEDLASFDFPVIEDAAQAHGQDCRGRRAGSIGRAGCFSFYPSKNLGAYGDGGAITTSDEGLRDRLRLLRNYGQSRKYHHEIRGGNYRLDGIQAAVLRVKLKFLDRWNQCRRAAAAYYTSHLKDGISCPAGESVYHLYVIRVGNRDRLQAKLAEAGIETGIHYPVPLHLAPCFKELGGRQGDFPVAERAAGEMLSLPMSPFITLEQQEYVVENVNRWGESV
- a CDS encoding Gfo/Idh/MocA family oxidoreductase; this translates as MNIALIGCGYWGKNYLRVFDELTETNLVEVVDQNPAVLAQVKNKYPLIETSTDYRATLAKANIDAVVVATTASTHLPIAEEAIRNGKHLLVEKPLAIDPADCLRLTERAEQAGVLLMVGHTFLYNDSVRKMKDILKEEASGEIYYLTARRNHLGTIREDVSALWDLAAHDIAIFSYLLDQEPLSLSAVGGCYLREGREDVCFMTLNYPGGVMGNIQVSWVDANKVREVIAITGNRRIVFNDLDTLESIRVFEKGISYDEGAESFGEFQYLLRDGNIFSPKVERKEPMKNQCLHFVRCIEDGKRPISDGRNGTMVVRVLRAASESMRRHGKEVVIEKSA
- a CDS encoding N-acetyltransferase produces the protein MAKRLLLKNLLEIGEGLCRDDNVVIGYAAERLDQSQPLSLGASARLRSGTVIYEGSVIGAHFATGHNVVIREQNRIGDRVSVWSNSVIDYGCRIGSNVLIHCNVYIAQFTVIEDDVFIAPGTMVANDKYPVDRNNLKGPTICRGARIGVNSTILPGIRIGRDAMIGAGSVVTHDVPDGMTWYGVPARAAG